A window from Citrus sinensis cultivar Valencia sweet orange chromosome 3, DVS_A1.0, whole genome shotgun sequence encodes these proteins:
- the LOC102618145 gene encoding 36.4 kDa proline-rich protein: MGSKVTAMFFIFLISMLMSLPPIYACVPCQPPHSHPPYHRPSPPKTHPKIPHPNPPRTKHPPHHGGHPPKVSPPSKRPPIIAPPIIFPPPPVTVPPITHPPVITPPVTNPPVTIPPPSTYPPYTPPGGGGGGGGGGGGGGGGGGGGGGGGGGGNVPGLNPPPTTQPTCPINALKLGLCLDVLGGLVHIGLGNPVENACCPVLKGLLELEAAICLCTTIRLKLLNLNIFIPLALQALITCGKTPPPGFVCPPL, encoded by the coding sequence ATGGGTTCAAAGGTTACAGCTatgttcttcatcttcttgATTTCCATGTTAATGTCATTGCCGCCAATATACGCTTGTGTTCCTTGTCAACCGCCACATTCACATCCACCATATCACCGTCCAAGCCCTCCGAAGACTCATCCGAAAATTCCCCACCCGAACCCACCACGCACCAAACACCCGCCACATCATGGAGGTCACCCCCCGAAAGTATCACCACCATCCAAAAGGCCGCCAATTATTGCCCCTCCAATCATTTTTCCCCCACCACCAGTCACAGTCCCTCCAATTACACATCCTCCGGTAATTACACCTCCTGTCACAAACCCTCCGGTCACAATTCCACCACCTTCTACTTATCCACCTTACACACCGCCTGGCGGCGGCGGCGGTGGAGGTGGCGGCGGTGGAGGTGGCGGCGGTGGAGGTGGTGGAGGAGGAGGTGGCGGAGGAGGCGGCAATGTTCCGGGACTTAACCCTCCACCTACTACTCAACCCACTTGTCCAATCAATGCACTTAAGCTAGGGCTTTGTTTGGATGTTCTTGGAGGTTTGGTGCACATAGGGCTAGGAAACCCCGTTGAAAATGCTTGCTGCCCAGTGCTAAAAGGGTTGCTAGAGCTCGAAGCAGCCATTTGTCTTTGCACTACTATAAGGCTCAAGCTTCTTAACCTGAACATATTCATTCCTCTTGCTCTCCAGGCCTTGATAACCTGTGGAAAGACTCCTCCTCCTGGTTTTGTATGTCCTCCTCTTTAA
- the LOC102617861 gene encoding 14 kDa proline-rich protein DC2.15 yields the protein MGSKTSASLALFLAVNILFFALVTACGSCPSPKPKPKPKPTPSPSGASCPRDALKLGVCANVLNGLLNVTIGTPPVQPCCTLIQGLADLEAAVCLCTAIKANILGINLNIPLSLSLLLNVCSKSVPRGFQCA from the coding sequence ATGGGTTCAAAAACCTCAGCTTCACTTGCTCTCTTTCTTGCAGTCAACATTCTCTTTTTTGCCCTAGTCACTGCCTGTGGCTCTTGCCCTTCTCCTAAACCAAAACCCAAGCCAAAGCCAACTCCCAGCCCGTCAGGGGCTTCCTGCCCAAGAGATGCCCTTAAACTAGGTGTATGCGCCAACGTGCTTAATGGTTTGCTTAATGTCACTATTGGCACACCCCCGGTACAACCATGCTGCACTCTTATTCAAGGCCTTGCTGATCTTGAGGCAGCTGTTTGCCTTTGCACTGCCATCAAAGCGAACATTTTGGGCATCAACCTTAATATCCCGCTTTCACTCAGCCTTCTTTTGAACGTCTGTTCAAAGAGTGTGCCCCGTGGTTTCCAGTGTGCTTAA